The sequence TTCGGCCAGGTTGCTGCTGCTCGACCGCTTCGTGAACCTTGTTGACGAAGGCGTCGATATCGCGCTGCGCATAGGGCACCTCGCGGATTCTTCGCTGATCTCGACACGCATCGGCGGCGATATCAGGCGCGTCGTCGTCGCTTCCCCACGCTATCTCGCCAGTCATCCCCGCATCGACGAGCCGGCCGACCTCGCCAAGCACCAGATCGTCGCCTTCACCAATTTCGGCCTTGATTCCTGGGCCTTTACGCCGGCCGAGGGTTCGCTGATCCCGCGCACGGTGCAGTTCACGCCGCGCTACATCGTCAACAGCGTGCGCGCAGCGGTCGATTCCGCCGTTGCGGGCACGGGCCTTACCCGGCTCTATTCCTACCATGTGGCGCGCCATGTCCATGACGGGCAGCTGAAGATCGTACTGGCCGATGCCGAGCATCCGCCGATGCCGGTTCATCTTCTGGCGCCGCAGGGCCGCATGGCGGTTCCGAAGGTCCGAGCCTTCGCGGATTTCGCCTTGCCGCGTCTCAGGACCGAGT comes from Ensifer sp. PDNC004 and encodes:
- a CDS encoding LysR family transcriptional regulator encodes the protein MDRIDAMKVFVTAIDEGSLAGAARKLKRSPTAVSRALNLLEAHVGVELLHRTTRSLKLSEAGLRYAAACRRVLVDLEEADMLAGGERAAPRGTVTISSPPILGEEMLRPILDDFLNLYPAVSARLLLLDRFVNLVDEGVDIALRIGHLADSSLISTRIGGDIRRVVVASPRYLASHPRIDEPADLAKHQIVAFTNFGLDSWAFTPAEGSLIPRTVQFTPRYIVNSVRAAVDSAVAGTGLTRLYSYHVARHVHDGQLKIVLADAEHPPMPVHLLAPQGRMAVPKVRAFADFALPRLRTEFARMAKEAGTLR